The DNA region ctgaggctcctgcaccttcttcctgatggcagcagcgagacaaCAGCATGGcctgatgatggacactgccttcctgtGGCAGCGCTCCGTACAGACGTGCTCAGACGGGTAGGTGGAGAACTGCGCTAGGCGTTAGGAAGGGACCTTGGATGGAGCTGTGAGTGACAGATGGTGTAAGTAATGAAAGTAGACCCGTATGTGCTGGTGGGTGAAAATGACAAACGTTAACGTTCATGTCGATTGGGACAAGCTGGAAGTTAGTGGTAACTGGTTAGTGTTCTGTACACTAGAAAATGCCAGAAGACTCACATGTAACTGCAAAGCTAAATCTCTTTCTCACTCTGACACTGATAACACTCTATGAAAATCCCTGATCTTCTTATTGCTGATTATTATGACAGTAATCATTGTGCAGAACAGAAAACTAATACCGAGTTGGGTTCAGTTCCTccatttgtgtgcgttgctctggatttccagcatctgcagaatctcttgtgtttggaaCTAATAATCCGCTTAAGACACAACCACTGTCTTAAGACAAAATGTAAATTCttgaaaaagggggaaaaaatgaaaggtccagatagagtggacctgagagggtgtttcctatagtggggtagtctcagaccagagggcacagcctcagaatagagggacatccctttagaaccgagatgaggaggaatttctttagccagagggtggtgaatctgtggatttcattgccacagacagcagtggaggccaagtcattgggtatatttagagaagaggttgataagttcttgattagtaagggttatCAAAGAttgcggagagaaggcaggagaataagattGAGAGATAAAataatcagcaatgatggaatgtttgctgttgtgtgctggggcagcaggctgagggtagcagacaccaacagaatcaacaaactcattcgtaaggccggtgatgttgtggggatggaactggactctctcacggtggtgtctgaaaagaggatgctgtctaagttgcatgccatcttggtcaatgtctcccatccactacataatgtactgggtgggcacaggagtacattcagccagagactcattcctccgagatgcaacacagagcgtcataggaagtcattcctgcctgtggccatcaaactttacaactcctcctttggagggtcagacaccctgagccaatagtctggtcctggacttatttcataatttactggcataatttacatattactatttaactatttatggttctattactatttattatttatggtgcaactgtaacgaaaaccaatttcccccaggatcaataaagtatgatatgactatgactatgactatgactatggtggagcagagtcgattagccacatggcctaattctgctcctatctcttgttgtcttatggtctaaaaatacCTTCAGTACTTGTAGTCATATGATGCAGGGCTTTGTCAGTGCTTACACTGATCTGATGGTGTTCCATTCTGtgccagaatcaggatcaggtatGTTGTCAGTGTCACATATGACATAAAGTGTAACGTTTTCGAACTTCAAACTTCATGGACAAgcatacagcagcagtacagtgaaagactttaaaatttattttgatatattaaaaagtacagtgcaaagaATTAAATAACAAAATCGTtagtttgttatgtgccatgtcgtatgacatgggtgattatggtcttcccatgaccatgattgctcttgacaaatttttctgcagaagtggttggcCATTGTCttgttctgggcagtgtctttacaagacgggtgaccccagtcattatcaatactcttcagagattgtctgcataaccaggacttgtgatctgcatcggctgctcatacgaccatccaccacctgatcccatggcttcatatgaccctgatcaggggctaagcaggtgctacaccttgaaaataaacttgactttgactttgagttaACATGAAGAAGCAATTTCATTTTGCCTTGGTGCACATGACTATAAGCTAATCCGAGGCTGAAGAGATATTCTGGTTCAAGGTTGGCAGGTGTGCGGATAGGTTACCGAAAAGCTCCTAATAAACTTAGCACAGGTTAAGCAGGTATTTGAGGAGATCTGACACCTCGAATTAGCAAGAACCACGAGCTGCTGTCCGCTAATAGTCCAGGGTGGCTGGTGGGTCTGGCACTGGAGACTGGGCAGGGCTCCCTGGCAACAGCATCCCAGCAGAGGGAGAGCCGCTATCCTCACTGTAACCAGGGGCAGGAAGGGACCGAGCAACTCGAGGGCTGAGGACGTCCAAGCAGAGGCAGGGGCTGGAGCCAGGGCTGTTTCCCGCCTCTGTCCTCTGTCAGACGGGCTACTTGTAGTTGGGGTaccctttgcaccctctcccaccccccaacGCCATGGGACAGGCGGAGAGCGCCGGAAGCGAAGGGGAAATCGGTGTGGCAGAGCTCCAGAACTGGTATAAGAAGTTTGTCACCGAGTGCCCCAGTGGGACGCTCTTCTTTCACGAGTTCAAGCGCTTTTTTGGTGTCCTGGACAACGACGAGGCGGCGGAATACATCGAGAATATGTTCCGGGCGTTCGACAAGAACGGGGTGAGTTCATTCTCGGTTGGTCCGGAGGGGACGGGCTGCAGATCTCAGGGCGAGGCAGGGAACTTGTGTGTGGTAAGGACGCTCAGTCGTGGTGTCCAATTCAGATTCGGATTTGGatttggattcagatttatttatcacacgtacgccaaaacatacagtgaaatgtgttgtttgagttaacaaccagcacagccaaggatgagctgggggcgGCCCACAAGGGTCTCCACACACTCTGGCACCAATATCGCATGCCCACACTGTTCAGCAGAAccacagcaacagcaaaacagaccCCGTTCCCACGCACTCCGAAGAGGCGGTGAAAACGAAAGAGCGGGGGCAAGAACGCAGTCACGCTACagtgagttctgatgaagggtctcagcccccaACCGTCAAAAAATCTGTGCCCTCACCAAAAAGTagtaaaactcagcaggtcagacagcgtctgtcgtggggaataaacagtcaacattgctggccaagacccttcattaagactggaaaggaagggggaagaagccgtaCGAGGCGTACacgttggcaggtgataggtgaagtcaggtgaggggggaggtgggtgggtgggggtcgagtaaggaggggtcttggcccaaaacataccTATCACTATTTGTAGATGGCAGGAAGACAAGAGGAGAGTCACTCACACCCAACCTTATGCGGCTGATACAGCAAGCTTCTGGTCACTGGAGACCCCAGGAGGCTGTTGGTGGGGGAGCTCGGTTATGTGAATGCCATCAAATCTGGTCTAGATAtctaaaaacacaagagattctgcagatgctggaaatccggagaaaCGCATACAAGGGACATCCCGCcagtgcctgtaaggaatttgtacgttttccctgtgactgcacggTTTTCTTtcagctgctccggtttcctcccacaatccggttggtagtttagttggtcattgtgaattgtcctgtgattaggctgggtttAAATCGGGAGTCGCAGGGTAGCACGGCTCTAATTGACAGAAGGCTCTGTTCTGCGTTGTATCTCAATCAAATaaaaacatgctggaggaactcagcaggtcaggcagcatctgtggagaggaataaacagatgacttttcaggccaagaccctcacCATTCCTGGCTGAAGACGCTGACTATTTATTCGTCTCCATGGATAACTGGAGTTGTTCTTTTATGAGGTTGGTCATTGCCGGACTCTGCTGTGGCATTAATGTTATCTGTGCAGTATCTGCCCATACCTCACCATTGTCTTGCGTGAGCAGACATAGACAATGTCATTGTGAGTAGAGCCGGATATCAAGCTTCATAAAACCCTCAGTGAaagaatcagcaggtcaggcagtacctctGCAGGGGGATGAATAGTTGGTGTGGGCTTCAGTCCAAAAGATCGACTCTTCACTCTGTTCCATTGATGCTGACGAACCtgtgaggtcctccagcatttcgtgtgtgttgcgcTGGATTTTCCGCATCTGCAGGATCTGTTGTGTTTATGTAAAAGAGGAATTGGCCTTCAGGCAAAACAATTAAAGCAGTGAGCAACTGTCCAAACATGTTACTCCGAATTCCATTCTGATGCGTTCCCTGTTGGGAGTTTTTGGCAGCTGACACCATGGCACCTCCATTCATCAGAGGAGATACTCATTTAGATATAGCCCTTTGAGCTACgcctcccagcaatcccctgatttatccCGAGTTTACAATGATTGATTAACCTGCTgagggaggaacccagagcaccagGAAAACACCCATGCGTTCacggggagaacaaacaaactccttacaggcagcagtgggaattgaaccctggtcgctggtaCTCTAAAGCGTTGTGCGCTACTGTGCCACATGAGACATAAAACAGAACAATAAAactcaatcgtgggattgagtttaagagtcaagagggaatgttgcagctatataggaccatggtcagaccccacttggagtactgtgctcagttctggtcacctcactacaggaaggatgtggaacccatagaaagggtgcagaggagatttacaaggatgttgcctggattggggagcatgccttatgagaataggttgagtgaactcggccttttctcctaggagcgacaggggatgagaggtgatttgtacaagataatgaggtattgatcgtgtggatagtcagaggcttttctccaaggctgaaatggttagcatgagaggacatagccttaaggtgcttggaagtaggtacagaggagatgtcaggggtaagttttttatgcagagagtggtgagtgcgtggaatgggctgctggcggcggtggtggaggaggtggaaacgatagggtcttttaagagactgctggatggatacatggagcttagaagaatggagggctatgggtaaagcctaggtggttctaaggtaaggacatgttcggcacagctttgtgtgccgaagggcctgtattgtgctgtaggttttctatgtttctgtgtttctaaaagtTTGTCTCAGAGCAGAGGACCAAAAGTGTCAGAGCAGGacgtccctttacaacagagatgaggtggaatttctttagaacCTCGAACATACTGTAGAATATATAGTAGTACAGGTTTTTCTAACCTCTTAAACTACTCCgtgatcaatcaaacccttccttcccacataaccCCCAATTTTCCTTTCACCCATTTGCCTATCGAAGGCTCTCTTAAACgttcctaatgtacctgcctctgccaccgccccaggcagcgtgttccacgcacccaccactctctgtgtgaaaaaacgtACCTCTAGcgtcccccctatactttcctccaatcaccttgaaccGTAAGGTAGATGGTTAGGATCCTATTCCCAGGATTAtgaagggaatggggagaaatGGATGATCCATTAAAGAAAATTATTTAGTATCaattctatctagacctttcaatatttgatatgtttcaatgagatgccccatCGTTCTTCTAACCTGCAAGTAGAGGTCCagcaccatcaaatgctccttgtgcGTTAAATCTTGCTTTCCTGGAATCTCCTCCAGACCCTGtccattgtgtatttaatattccagttatgtttgagtaatcttgtattgAATTTGTTGATTAAATACAAATTGTTTGCTTAActaattcattataggttatttgtaaaaatacgtgaattgcatacgtcatcgcACTACCACATGATGTGTGCACGGCTCACTTAGGGCAAAGACAAACTAGACCTGCATTTCCAGATTCTCGTGTGTTTTCTTGAATTAatataatgttttgaagttataaaacataacactctccaataccagtacatccttttttagataaagggcccaaaactgctcacaatgctccaagttttGTCTGATCAAAGCCTTACAACTCCCTCTTTAGACTAAAATCTAGGGAAGCAGGATAGAATTGAGGGAGTGCTGAACTTTCAGGTGTGTTATTGAGATTTCAAATCATCTTAATTTCCTCCAGGACAACACCATTGATTTCCTGGAGTATGTTGCGGCCCTCAATCTGGTTCTAAGGGGTAACCTTGAGCACAAACTGAAGTGGACTTTCAAAGTTTACGACAAAGATGGGAATGGATGCATTGACAAGGCAGAGCTGCTGGAGAtcgtggaggtctgtgaccactCTCTTTCTTATTTCTCTGAACCAATCCTCTGCTGACTCCCGAATTCCGACACTTGATCCTGTTGCAGTCTATTTACAGGCTAAAGAAGGCGTGCCGTAAAGAAATGGACGACGGTTCTCCTCTCCTGTCCCCTGAGGAAGTCGTAGATCGAATATTTCAATTAGTGGATGAAAATGGTGATGGTACGTAAGCACTCTGTATTTTCTGTTCTCAGTCACTCTGTAACTTGGAGAAGCAGGggacaaacatgggcaaatgggacaagcttagATTAgaaacttggtcagcatgggccagttgggccgaagggcctgttccctgcTGTAAGACTCTAAAATAGGCCTCAGGATGAGTGGGAAGGAGTCATCCTCCCCTGTCCTGGTTGACTAGATGTGGCATCAGTGGACCTGTTATGCTTTTAGACCCAAagtcattagtcagggtatgaagggatacggggagaaggcaagagaccgGGGCtgagactgagaggaaaaatggatcagccatgatgaaatggtggaacagactggaggggccaaatggcccaattctgctcctgtatcttacagtcttatggaccAATGTGATGTTTAACACAGACCACAGTTCTCTGAGAGTGACTATGCAGGTTGttggatggttaagaaggcacaggcCATGCTCGCCTTTAtgagtcgaggcattgagttcaaaagtcaggaagttatgctgcagcttcAGAAAACTTTAGTTAGGCCGCctctggagtattacatacagttctggacacctgattataggaaggatgttgaggctgggAGAGAGTGCGCCAGGGTGCTGCCCAGATTAGAGGGTTTGAGctgtaatgagaggttggacagacAAGAGGTTTCCTCTGCAGTAGAAGAGGCTGAaggaagacctgatagaagtttaagaTTCTACGAGAAATCGATGAGTAGACAGACTAtcttttcccagggttaaaatgtctaatagcagagggcatgcacgtaaggtgagaaggggtgagtacaaaggagatgtgaggaggaagtttttttcacacagcgagtggtgggtgCCCGGAATACATTGTCAGGGGTGGTGTTAGGGGCAGGTATGATAGGGGCATTCAAGAGGCTCTCAGCAGAGACATGGATatacagggaatggagagatatgggcaTTGTACAGGACGAAGGGATTAGACATTTAATTACTCGATTAAATAGTTCAGCATTACATCATGGGCTGACGGGCCCGTCCTTGTTCTATATTGTGTGTTCTATGTTGTACCCTCTCCACACAACGCTCTACCCCAATGCTCTAAGTTCTGTGCCCAACACTCTGTGCTCTGCAACCTACGCCAACGCTCTACCCCAATGCTCTATGCCCTGCACTCTGCAATCTACACTCTACAAACTGTCTCAGTCAGTTTGTCTCCAGCAGTTCCAAAAATAGATTAAACACAACTGGTTGAGATCCTGGTGTGGGGTCAAGTTATTTCTCCCCAGCACACTCGACCTACCACATGCTGTGTATCAAATTAGTCCTGGTCCCCAAAGTGTTAATTTGTGAAATTAACTGATAAGAATTGTTCCAATGAAAGTATGGAAATGAGTGCATTAGTTCAAGAAGATGTCCCGGGGGGATGTAGATGCTGCTGATTGCTGTGTATCTTGTTCGCAGGCATTTTCTTTAATTCCTCCACAATGCCACTTTGTTGTTCCACATAACATTCTAAAACAgcagaggaactcaccaggtgAATAAAATAACAGTAAAATTAACCACGAGGTAGCTTTTAAAAAGAAGTCAATCAGGTGAATTATTCTCCTCGATTCTTGAAgataattatgtattgcagtttTAAGAATTGTTAACTTAATT from Mobula hypostoma chromosome 13, sMobHyp1.1, whole genome shotgun sequence includes:
- the guca1b gene encoding guanylyl cyclase-activating protein 2 is translated as MGQAESAGSEGEIGVAELQNWYKKFVTECPSGTLFFHEFKRFFGVLDNDEAAEYIENMFRAFDKNGDNTIDFLEYVAALNLVLRGNLEHKLKWTFKVYDKDGNGCIDKAELLEIVESIYRLKKACRKEMDDGSPLLSPEEVVDRIFQLVDENGDGHLSLNEFIDGARKDKWVMKMLQMDVNPGSWINEQRRKSALF